A region from the Candidatus Omnitrophota bacterium genome encodes:
- the era gene encoding GTPase Era — protein sequence MTYRSGFVGIVGRPNVGKSTILNYYLGEKIAIVSSKPQTTRQRILGVLTRPEAQVLFLDSPGLHKPEHVLGRYMVEVAKSVLEEADVIVAVIDGRVSLRPEDERVFDQTRQALEQRASSRQHRSALLAINKVDAVKKPKLLPLLKACAQQRLFDDCIPISALTGEQMPVLLDAIIAHLPEGPRWYDPEHHTDQPASFRISELIREQVLIATHQEVPHAVGVIVDQIEERPRVLAIHATILVERDGQKAIVIGREGAMMKQIGSAARQQIERLLGKKVHLGLWVKVAENWRDNERVLRQLGLFRYVSEGKDVTIQDHGNPE from the coding sequence ATGACCTATCGCTCAGGGTTTGTTGGTATCGTGGGTCGGCCGAACGTGGGGAAATCCACGATCCTTAATTATTACTTGGGGGAGAAAATCGCCATCGTGTCGTCAAAGCCACAGACCACCCGCCAACGCATCTTGGGTGTGCTCACCCGACCTGAAGCGCAGGTGCTCTTTCTTGACAGCCCCGGCTTGCACAAACCTGAGCATGTCTTGGGCCGGTATATGGTCGAAGTCGCAAAATCCGTGCTCGAGGAGGCCGATGTCATCGTCGCCGTCATTGATGGTCGCGTCAGCCTCAGGCCGGAGGATGAGCGAGTATTTGACCAAACCAGGCAAGCGCTTGAACAGCGCGCTTCAAGCCGCCAACACCGCAGCGCGCTGCTCGCCATCAACAAAGTCGATGCGGTCAAGAAACCGAAGCTGTTGCCGCTGCTGAAAGCGTGCGCCCAACAGCGCCTCTTCGACGACTGCATTCCCATCTCAGCCTTGACGGGAGAGCAGATGCCGGTCTTGCTTGACGCCATCATCGCGCACCTGCCCGAAGGGCCCCGGTGGTATGACCCGGAACACCACACCGATCAGCCCGCCAGCTTCCGCATCAGCGAGCTCATCCGCGAACAGGTCTTGATCGCCACGCACCAGGAAGTCCCTCACGCGGTCGGCGTCATCGTGGATCAAATCGAAGAGCGGCCGCGGGTGCTGGCAATCCACGCGACGATCCTCGTGGAGCGGGATGGGCAGAAAGCCATCGTGATCGGCCGCGAGGGCGCGATGATGAAACAGATTGGCTCCGCCGCGCGGCAGCAGATCGAGCGGCTGCTGGGAAAGAAAGTCCACCTGGGCCTCTGGGTCAAAGTCGCCGAGAACTGGCGGGATAATGAGCGCGTCTTGCGACAATTGGGGCTCTTCCGGTATGTTTCCGAAGGAAAAGATGTTACAATACAAGATCATGGCAACCCTGAGTGA
- the polX gene encoding DNA polymerase/3'-5' exonuclease PolX: MTQHDIAAIFARMADLLEYRGENPFRIRAYRRAAQNLESFSGHLESLASAGRLTQLSGIGTDLAAKITEYLKTNRIMAFERLKQSIPQGVCDLLEVPGIGPKTAKLLTERLNISSVRTLEAAARSHRLRTLPGFQAKKEDNILRNIDVVKQGRARMHLGLALQISSHLIAALRQIPGVTRVSTAGSLRRMKETIGDLDLLAASSSPERVMRAWRRQSFCRRILAAGSTKTSILTPEGLQVDLRVVAPKSFGAALQYFTGSKEHNVRLRELAARKGLKVNEYGVFRARTNRWAAGREEEEVYQALGLPWIAPELREDHGELEAAKAGRLPQLVEAGDIRGDFHIHTNWSDGSDRLEAMANAGRARGYQYLAICDHSQSLTIAHGMSVARLRRQLGEIRKLNERLSPFRLLTGAEVDILNDGSMDYPNAVLADLDVVIGSIHSGFSQHHTRLTHRLVSAMENPHVTVIAHPTGRLMGQREPYAVDLDAVFQTAHKTHTALEINAYPKRLDLGDAQARAAQQAGAMLAISTDSHSLDQLDQMAIGLGVARRAWLEPKHLLNCLSLNELLAWIARKRKPTRA; this comes from the coding sequence ATGACCCAGCATGACATTGCCGCCATCTTCGCCCGCATGGCAGACCTCCTGGAATATCGGGGAGAGAACCCGTTTCGCATCCGCGCCTACCGCCGAGCCGCGCAGAATCTTGAGAGCTTCAGCGGACATCTTGAATCGCTGGCCTCGGCAGGACGCTTGACACAACTCTCCGGCATCGGGACGGATCTTGCCGCGAAGATCACGGAATATCTCAAGACCAACCGTATCATGGCCTTTGAGCGCCTCAAGCAGTCCATCCCCCAAGGCGTGTGTGACCTGCTTGAGGTCCCTGGCATCGGCCCCAAAACAGCCAAACTGCTGACTGAACGCCTCAACATTTCTTCAGTGCGCACGCTTGAGGCGGCGGCGCGATCGCATCGGCTTCGTACGCTGCCGGGATTTCAGGCGAAAAAAGAAGACAACATCCTGAGAAATATTGACGTGGTTAAACAGGGCAGGGCGCGCATGCATCTGGGGTTGGCGTTGCAGATCTCCTCGCACCTGATCGCCGCGCTGCGACAGATCCCTGGAGTGACGCGCGTCTCAACCGCCGGGAGCCTCCGGCGGATGAAGGAAACGATCGGCGACCTCGACCTGCTTGCCGCTTCCTCAAGCCCTGAGCGGGTCATGCGCGCATGGCGCCGCCAATCGTTCTGCCGTCGGATCCTCGCGGCCGGCAGCACCAAAACCTCGATCCTCACACCTGAAGGGCTGCAGGTGGACCTGCGCGTCGTGGCTCCGAAGAGTTTTGGCGCGGCGCTTCAGTATTTTACCGGTTCGAAGGAGCATAACGTCCGCCTGCGGGAACTGGCAGCGCGAAAGGGACTGAAGGTCAACGAGTACGGGGTGTTCCGTGCGCGAACCAACCGGTGGGCCGCGGGCAGGGAAGAGGAAGAGGTGTACCAGGCTCTCGGCCTGCCCTGGATCGCCCCAGAGCTGCGCGAGGACCATGGAGAACTTGAAGCCGCCAAGGCCGGCCGCCTGCCCCAGCTGGTCGAGGCCGGCGATATCCGAGGCGACTTTCACATCCACACGAATTGGTCTGATGGAAGCGACCGGCTCGAAGCCATGGCGAACGCCGGCAGAGCGCGCGGCTACCAGTACCTGGCGATTTGCGACCATTCTCAGTCGCTGACCATCGCCCACGGCATGTCCGTGGCGCGCTTGCGCCGGCAACTGGGCGAGATCCGAAAGCTGAATGAACGCCTTAGCCCATTCCGGTTGCTCACCGGAGCGGAGGTGGATATCCTCAACGACGGCTCCATGGATTATCCGAATGCGGTCTTGGCTGACTTGGATGTGGTCATTGGCTCCATCCACTCCGGGTTCAGCCAGCATCACACCCGCTTGACGCATCGACTCGTCAGCGCGATGGAAAATCCGCATGTCACCGTGATTGCCCATCCGACCGGGCGGCTGATGGGCCAGCGGGAGCCGTATGCCGTAGACCTGGATGCGGTCTTCCAGACCGCGCACAAGACGCACACCGCCCTGGAGATCAACGCGTATCCGAAACGCCTTGACCTCGGAGATGCGCAAGCGCGCGCCGCGCAGCAAGCCGGAGCCATGCTGGCGATTTCGACCGACAGCCACAGCCTGGATCAACTCGACCAGATGGCCATTGGGCTCGGCGTGGCTCGGCGCGCGTGGCTTGAACCCAAACATCTCCTCAACTGCCTGTCACTCAACGAACTGCTAGCCTGGATCGCTCGTAAACGAAAGCCCACCCGCGCCTGA
- a CDS encoding tetratricopeptide repeat protein, whose product MRRLALLGLIICSASRLASAEEATKEPADWPTVIAKLQQQMYDRPGMAYVRQQLATAYNNYGVSLGEQRQWRSATEQLERARELDPLNQQVVENLSTMYANQAQEQYVAHQLVDAETLIRKALAANPQLAIGYALLGRIEYDRQRLKEAKAAWQQAIQLDPQLPGIAQQLAQVTEELPIESKFERLSQASFDLRYEEKLQSPVGFDIRDALLDARRRIGLDFACWPKHKIIVLIYSAESFRQLRRDTPEWVGGQFDGKIRVPLPSAQLPSTTVRQIVFHEYTHAVIAELTGVRCPRWLNEGLAEYEGRQEGVKSLHALSRAHSAQQLIPLTELSERFSTTQSEDAALVYDQSYSLAAYLLDRYGWWRIRRLLKALGEGQSLDAALTDVCHVTLAKLEGHWRAWLPDFLKTAPTGPAP is encoded by the coding sequence ATGAGACGGCTGGCGCTGCTGGGCCTCATCATCTGCTCGGCAAGCCGGCTGGCCTCGGCTGAGGAGGCGACGAAGGAGCCGGCGGATTGGCCAACGGTCATTGCGAAACTCCAGCAGCAGATGTACGACCGTCCCGGCATGGCCTATGTCCGCCAGCAGCTGGCGACCGCCTATAACAACTACGGGGTGAGCCTTGGAGAACAGCGCCAGTGGCGAAGCGCAACGGAGCAGCTTGAGCGCGCGCGGGAACTGGATCCGTTGAATCAGCAGGTCGTCGAGAATTTGAGCACGATGTACGCCAATCAAGCTCAGGAGCAGTACGTCGCTCATCAATTGGTCGATGCCGAAACGCTGATCCGCAAGGCCCTGGCGGCCAATCCTCAACTGGCCATCGGCTATGCGTTGCTGGGACGCATTGAATATGACCGCCAACGGCTCAAGGAAGCCAAAGCCGCATGGCAGCAGGCCATCCAGCTGGATCCACAGCTGCCTGGGATCGCCCAGCAGCTCGCCCAGGTCACCGAGGAGCTGCCGATCGAATCGAAGTTCGAGCGGCTCTCTCAAGCGTCCTTTGACCTGCGCTATGAAGAAAAACTCCAGAGCCCGGTGGGGTTTGATATCCGCGATGCGCTGCTCGATGCCCGCCGGCGGATCGGGCTGGATTTTGCGTGCTGGCCGAAGCATAAAATCATCGTGCTCATCTACAGCGCGGAGAGTTTCCGGCAATTGCGGCGCGACACGCCGGAGTGGGTCGGGGGGCAATTTGATGGGAAGATCCGCGTGCCGCTGCCCAGCGCGCAGCTGCCGTCGACCACGGTCAGGCAGATCGTCTTCCACGAATACACGCACGCGGTGATTGCCGAGCTGACCGGGGTCAGATGCCCTCGATGGCTGAATGAAGGTCTCGCCGAATACGAAGGCCGTCAAGAGGGGGTGAAATCGCTTCATGCCCTGAGCCGAGCGCATTCGGCCCAGCAACTCATTCCGCTGACGGAGCTCTCGGAGCGGTTCTCCACGACCCAATCGGAGGACGCCGCGCTCGTGTACGATCAATCGTACAGCCTCGCGGCGTATCTCCTGGACCGCTATGGATGGTGGCGCATCCGCCGGCTGTTGAAAGCGCTCGGCGAAGGGCAGTCATTGGATGCCGCGCTGACCGACGTCTGCCATGTCACGCTGGCAAAGCTCGAAGGGCACTGGCGCGCATGGCTCCCTGATTTTCTCAAGACCGCGCCAACCGGTCCCGCGCCATGA